The following nucleotide sequence is from Saccharothrix texasensis.
CTGCTCGGCTCGCTCGACCCGGCGGAGCGGTCGACGTTCGAGCGGCACGTGCGCGGTTGTGCCGACTGCCGGCGCGAGATGGTGCGGCTGGCGCCGCTGCCGGGGCTGCTCGGCCAGGTGCAGCTGTCGGACCTGGAGCTGCCGTTCGACGACCCCGCGCCCGATCCCGACCTCCGGCCGCTGCCGCCCCTGGCGGCGCCGGGGCCGACGCCCGTGCGGGCACGGCGACGGCGGTGGCCGGTGCTGGTGGGCGCGGGTGTGCTGGTCGTGCTCGTGGCGCTGGGCGTGGTGGTCGTGCCGCGCCTGGCCGGTGACGACGCCGTGACGTGGCACGCCACCGACGGCACGTCCGGCGTGGTGGCCAGCGCCGATCTCGTCGGCAGGTCCTGGGGCACCGAGCTGTGGATGCGCGTCGAGAACATGCCGAAGGGCGTGCGGTGCAAGCTGATCGTCCACGACCGGGCCGGCCGGACCGAGATCGGCGGCTGGTGGGGCACCGACCACGCGCCCGACGAGCGGATACCCGGCTCCACGTCGTTCCCGGTCCAGGAGATCGAACGGCTGGACCTGGTGGTCGACATGACGGTGCTGGTCTCGGTCCGGCGGTGATCGCGCAGGTCAGCGTGCCGACGCCGGGTTCACGGGTCGCACGGGTACGCTGCCCGGCGTGCACCTCAAGAGCCTGACGCTGAAGGGGTTCAAGTCCTTCGCCTCGGCTACCACGCTGCGCTTCGAGCCCGGCATCACCTGCGTCGTCGGTCCGAACGGGTCCGGCAAGTCGAACGTGCTCGACGCGCTGCGCTGGGTCATGGGCACGCAGGGCGCGAAGGACCTGCGCGGCGGCAAGATGGAGGACGTCATCTTCGCCGGCACGTCCGGCCGCGCGCCGCTGGGCCGCGCCGAGGTGACGCTGACCATCGACAACTCCGACGGCGCGCTGCCGATCGACTACGTCGAGGTGTCGATCACCCGCCGGATGTTCCGCGAGGGCGCCACCGAGTACGAGATCAACGGCAACTCGTGCCGGTTGATGGACATCCAGGAACTGCTCAGCGACTCCGGCATCGGCCGCGAGATGCACGTGATCGTCGGCCAGGGCCAGCTCGCCGCGATCCTGGAGTCCAAGCCCGAGGAGCGGCGCGCGTTCGTCGAGGAGGCCGCGGGCGTCCTGAAGCACCGCAAGCGCAAGGAGAAGGCGCTGCGGAAGCTGGAGGCGATGCAGGCGAACCTGACCCGCCTCACCGACCTCACCGCCGAGCTGCGCCGCCAGCTCAAGCCGCTGGGCAAGCAGGCCGAGATCGCGCGCCGCGCGCAGGCCGTGCAGTCGGAGCTGCGCGACGCCCGGATGCGCCTGCTGGCCGACGACCTGGTGACGCAGCGCGAGGCGTTGGCGCGCGAGGAGCAGGACGAGGCCGTCGCCCGGGCC
It contains:
- a CDS encoding anti-sigma factor family protein produces the protein MSCAQTVALGAYLLGSLDPAERSTFERHVRGCADCRREMVRLAPLPGLLGQVQLSDLELPFDDPAPDPDLRPLPPLAAPGPTPVRARRRRWPVLVGAGVLVVLVALGVVVVPRLAGDDAVTWHATDGTSGVVASADLVGRSWGTELWMRVENMPKGVRCKLIVHDRAGRTEIGGWWGTDHAPDERIPGSTSFPVQEIERLDLVVDMTVLVSVRR